A single region of the Palaeococcus ferrophilus DSM 13482 genome encodes:
- a CDS encoding PIN domain-containing protein, whose translation MFLDSSVLYNYLVETELTKEAVKLVDSDEVKIVSDTVIDELFYVLLRRSAQKEYGVSSAWGLKKLLRKNESFRKISLDVISTVLSLIEAKGIIIVPDSRDWLTIGTLVHDYSLLPHDARILATALENNCTRLATFDEDSRDVDIIEIVP comes from the coding sequence ATGTTCCTCGACTCAAGCGTCCTCTACAACTACCTCGTCGAGACAGAACTAACGAAAGAAGCCGTCAAACTTGTAGACTCTGATGAAGTAAAAATAGTCTCCGACACCGTCATCGATGAGCTTTTCTACGTGCTCCTGAGGAGAAGTGCCCAGAAGGAGTATGGTGTTTCATCTGCGTGGGGCCTCAAGAAGCTCCTGAGAAAGAACGAGAGCTTTAGAAAAATCTCCCTTGATGTAATCTCGACCGTTCTTAGCCTCATAGAGGCAAAGGGGATAATCATCGTTCCGGACTCAAGGGACTGGCTCACCATAGGAACCCTCGTTCATGACTACTCCCTTCTTCCCCACGACGCGAGGATCCTCGCGACGGCCCTCGAGAACAACTGCACCAGGCTTGCGACCTTCGACGAAGACTCTAGGGACGTGGACATCATAGAGATCGTTCCGTGA
- a CDS encoding ATP-binding protein has protein sequence MSRFVNRREELKSLKKHLEGKGFELIVIYGRRRVGKTRLVLEAVKGTSHVYYLAVEGENLRHFRETAERTFPEVRYAREDWEGTLHALKGKVIVIDEFPNLIKENPGILSLFQRIIDTDLSNSGTKLVLLGSSVSMITEKVLSYKSPLYGRRTGSLKLRPMSFFSLREFFPNAAWKELVEVHGLTDGIPFYINRVRLPFWGWLEEELSNPVSFFRDEVDFLLRYEFTEVSTYKRILEAIANGKTTPKEIRDFARMRHSDLSPYLRNLMETGFVVREVPITERESSKKGRYYLADNFLAFWFRFIYPNLSPIEEGTFDVETIRRDYPHYLGPVFEKIAREFLIKLNKREKLPFKFTRIGRWWHKNEEIDLVALNEREKKALFVEAKWKDLSEREATRILKDVERKAKLVRLDGWEKYYGLIAKNIEGKEELREEGWLVWDLGDFPHYR, from the coding sequence TTGTCTCGCTTTGTGAACAGGCGAGAGGAACTGAAGTCCCTTAAAAAGCACCTTGAGGGGAAGGGCTTTGAGCTGATCGTCATCTACGGGCGGAGAAGGGTCGGGAAAACGAGACTTGTGCTTGAGGCAGTTAAGGGAACCTCCCACGTATACTATCTTGCAGTCGAGGGGGAGAACCTGAGGCACTTTAGGGAGACCGCGGAGAGAACATTTCCAGAGGTCAGGTACGCCCGTGAGGACTGGGAGGGAACCCTTCACGCCCTTAAGGGAAAGGTTATAGTTATAGACGAGTTCCCCAACCTCATAAAGGAGAACCCGGGAATTCTCTCTCTGTTCCAGAGGATAATTGATACCGACCTCTCGAATTCGGGGACCAAGCTCGTTCTCCTCGGTTCCTCGGTGAGCATGATCACGGAGAAGGTTCTCAGCTACAAAAGCCCCCTCTACGGCAGGAGAACCGGATCTCTCAAGCTTAGACCTATGAGTTTCTTCTCTCTGAGGGAGTTCTTTCCTAACGCCGCCTGGAAGGAGCTGGTAGAGGTCCACGGCCTCACCGACGGGATACCTTTCTACATAAACCGGGTCAGGCTGCCCTTCTGGGGATGGCTGGAAGAGGAACTTTCAAACCCGGTCAGTTTTTTCCGGGACGAAGTGGACTTTCTCCTTCGCTACGAGTTCACGGAAGTGAGCACTTACAAAAGAATCCTTGAGGCGATAGCAAACGGGAAAACAACACCGAAGGAGATCAGGGACTTTGCGAGGATGAGGCACTCCGACCTGAGTCCATACCTCCGGAACCTCATGGAGACAGGTTTCGTTGTGCGGGAGGTTCCTATAACTGAAAGGGAGAGCTCAAAGAAAGGAAGGTACTATTTAGCCGACAACTTCCTGGCTTTCTGGTTCCGCTTTATCTATCCCAACCTCTCCCCCATTGAGGAGGGAACCTTTGATGTGGAGACGATCAGGAGGGATTACCCCCACTATCTCGGCCCTGTGTTCGAGAAGATCGCCAGGGAGTTCCTCATAAAGTTGAATAAACGCGAGAAGCTCCCGTTTAAGTTCACCAGGATTGGAAGGTGGTGGCACAAAAACGAGGAGATTGACCTCGTCGCTCTCAACGAGCGTGAAAAGAAGGCGCTCTTCGTCGAGGCCAAGTGGAAGGATTTGAGCGAGAGGGAAGCGACGAGGATTTTGAAGGACGTGGAGAGGAAGGCAAAACTCGTTAGACTGGACGGGTGGGAAAAGTATTATGGACTGATCGCTAAAAACATCGAGGGAAAGGAAGAGCTCAGGGAGGAGGGCTGGTTAGTTTGGGACTTGGGGGACTTCCCTCACTACCGTTGA
- a CDS encoding ATP-binding protein: MAVKIVRLVRYNPWWKGEGWESEDPDLSRAGEVIPRKRITVNPGGVILLRGIRRAGKSFYLKTLVEELIRPGTDPRKIVYIPADRFSRKEVVSFIEELRRRHGELTVLLDEITYLRDWRLLLKALGEERATTVATGSNPVELKRESELLPGRGIEGNEYYFNPLNFREFARFLNPRLPEVAFTYDSPAADDLFPWFDELEGLFYGYILTGGFPEAVLEFKRKRKVSEKRYEEIIRLTLGEIAKSGKSEEIARELLEAIFRLKGNRVDYVTLARETGISHPTVREYLNTLESARLIYVLEAWDINRKRHAHRKEKKVVFQSSLIATALALYLGSDPVEFVEENIEWLVEHTVATHVIWSREEPIMREKHSFGGFYYDQNRECDLVVKRGGFFGIEVKYGRVKRKSYPFPTIYVSKDEVGEDTVPASLYLYGLEKSRRSI, translated from the coding sequence ATGGCAGTCAAGATTGTGAGGCTCGTCCGCTACAACCCCTGGTGGAAGGGGGAAGGCTGGGAGAGTGAAGACCCCGACCTCTCGAGGGCGGGAGAGGTAATACCTAGGAAGCGAATAACAGTTAATCCAGGAGGCGTTATCCTCCTCAGGGGCATCAGAAGGGCAGGAAAGAGCTTCTACCTCAAGACCCTCGTGGAGGAGCTCATACGCCCCGGAACCGACCCGAGGAAGATTGTTTACATTCCCGCCGACAGGTTCTCGAGGAAAGAGGTCGTTTCCTTCATAGAGGAGCTCCGGAGGAGGCACGGCGAGCTAACAGTCCTCCTCGACGAGATAACCTACCTCAGGGACTGGAGGCTCCTTCTCAAGGCCCTCGGGGAGGAGAGGGCAACCACAGTCGCAACCGGCTCAAATCCCGTGGAGCTTAAGAGAGAAAGCGAGCTCCTTCCAGGGAGGGGAATAGAGGGGAACGAGTACTACTTCAACCCTTTGAACTTCAGGGAGTTCGCGCGCTTCCTCAACCCCAGGCTCCCGGAGGTCGCTTTTACCTATGACTCCCCAGCCGCGGACGACCTGTTTCCCTGGTTCGACGAGCTTGAGGGCCTTTTCTACGGCTACATCCTCACCGGGGGCTTCCCGGAGGCAGTCCTCGAGTTCAAGAGGAAAAGAAAGGTGAGCGAGAAGAGGTACGAGGAGATAATAAGGCTCACCCTCGGGGAGATAGCAAAATCTGGAAAGAGCGAGGAAATAGCTCGGGAGCTTCTTGAAGCTATCTTTAGGCTGAAGGGGAACAGGGTTGACTACGTGACCCTCGCCCGTGAGACTGGAATATCCCATCCGACGGTGAGGGAGTACCTGAACACCCTTGAGAGCGCGAGGCTCATCTACGTCCTCGAGGCCTGGGATATCAACAGAAAGAGGCACGCCCACCGGAAGGAGAAAAAGGTGGTCTTCCAGAGCTCCTTGATAGCGACGGCCCTGGCCCTCTACCTCGGGAGCGATCCGGTTGAGTTCGTCGAGGAGAACATAGAGTGGTTAGTGGAGCACACGGTGGCAACTCACGTGATATGGTCCCGCGAAGAACCGATAATGAGAGAGAAGCACTCATTTGGTGGCTTCTACTACGATCAAAACAGGGAGTGTGACCTCGTCGTGAAGAGAGGAGGCTTCTTCGGGATAGAGGTCAAGTACGGAAGGGTGAAGAGGAAGAGCTATCCCTTCCCAACCATCTACGTCTCAAAGGATGAGGTAGGGGAAGACACCGTACCAGCGTCTCTCTACCTCTACGGGCTTGAG